The nucleotide sequence GGGCGTACGGTACCTGCAGGGCCTGCCGCGCGTGCGGGGGGACCGTCAGGGGATCGTGGGGTTTTGCTTCGGTGGGGGCCTGGTGTGGCGCACGGCCACCCAGAACTCCGATCTGCGGGCCGCGGTGCCCTTCTACGGCCCCAATCCCCCGCTCGCGGATGTGACGAGGATCCGGGCCGCGGTCCTGGCGTTCTACGGCGCCCTGGACACCTTCGTCAATCCCGGCATCGCCGCGATGCGGGAGGCGCTCGACAAAGCGGGGGTGACCTACGAGATGCGTATCTACCCAGGCGCCGGGCATGCCTTCTTTCACGACGGACAGTCGAGCTACAATGCGGAGGCGGCCAAGGACGCCTGGGGTCGCACTCTCGCCTGGTTTGGGCGGTGGCTCTCATGACCGCGGCGAAGCGCGCCACACGGTCCACCCCGGCGACCCGCCCTCGGAAGCGGCCTCCCGCGGAGCGACCCGTTCGGCTGCCGAAGGCGCAGATGCGCTTGGTGCGCGCGGCGGCCCGGGCACGGCGTCGCGCCTACGCGCCCTATTCGCAGTTTCCGGTGGGGGCGGCGGTGCTGTCCGCCGACGGGTCGGTCTACGTGGGCTGCAACGTCGAAAATTCTTCGTACGGGTTGGCCCTCTGCGCGGAGCGGGTCGCGATCCACACCGCGGTCGCGAACGGCCGCCGGCGGCTGATCGCGGTGGCGGTGGTCGGACCGACCGGCATCACCCTAACGCCGTGCGGGGCCTGTCGGCAGGTGATGGAGGAGTTCGGCGTGCAGAGCATCATCCTCGCCTCTCCGCGGGGCGCCCCGACCGTGGTCACGCTCCAGTCGCTGCTCCCCAGTCCATTCACCCGGGCGTCGTCCCGGGGCCGGCATGCCGGTCTATAAGGCGGAAGCGATCGTCCTCCGGCAGCAGATGCTCGGCGAGGCGGATCGCATCGTCACGCTCTTCACCCGAGAGTACGGGAAGGTGCGGGCGTCGGCCAAGGGCATTCGTCGGCCGACCAGCCGCCTGGGCGGCCGGATCGAGCCGTACACGCATGTGCGCCTCCTGCTCGCCCGCGGGCGGGCGCTGGACGTGATCGCGCAGGCGGAGGTCGTGGAGGCGTTCGCCGGGGTGCGCGCGGATCTGATTCGATCCGCGTACGCAGCGTACATGGTTGAGCTGATCGACCGTGGCCTTGCCGACCGCGATCAGCACGAGGAGGTCTTCACGCTGTTCCGAGAGACGCTGGATGCGCTCGACCAGGCGCGCGAGGATGATGTGGA is from bacterium and encodes:
- a CDS encoding cytidine deaminase — encoded protein: MRLVRAAARARRRAYAPYSQFPVGAAVLSADGSVYVGCNVENSSYGLALCAERVAIHTAVANGRRRLIAVAVVGPTGITLTPCGACRQVMEEFGVQSIILASPRGAPTVVTLQSLLPSPFTRASSRGRHAGL